A DNA window from Acropora palmata chromosome 12, jaAcrPala1.3, whole genome shotgun sequence contains the following coding sequences:
- the LOC141860287 gene encoding steroid 17-alpha-hydroxylase/17,20 lyase-like has protein sequence MEYFCSECLTFGNIVLVFVFLLILNQLIELYEFRNMPPGPRLTSLPFIGNLLSFDSFSPGESFMDATVSLRKKYGSLYSLKLGSYKFVIAEDVASMKEVLVKKSADYAGRPPFHSFMIETMDGKDIALGNYGPAWKFHRKLFMTAVRQYLSDQKLVEDTISKQVTMLLEYFEEQNGKDFNPGQILMETVANIICCISFGGHFDSSHPDFEELLRLNNESFTDTELNSDIFVLDLFSWAKYFPFKAYKRLNNLTTRVFEILRKELKKQQENYDPAAEVKSLIQMLIKERDAAEAEIEEDEKTALLSDDYIINTLEDMFSAGYETTSTTLRWVIAYLVNNPEYQTMIQEQLDEVVGKGRMPRLDDSLNLPLIKATVLEALRLGNVAEVALPHYTLKDTSLGKYRMPKDTVVLVNLRCIHEDPSCWENPETFNPQRHIDSDGNLITNSGNFLPFSAGRRVCAGEALAKVELFLFVSCMLHKFTFLPAEDGSLPDVKGVSGFTRYPAPYKIRVEKRW, from the exons ATGGAATACTTCTGTAGTGAATGCCTCACCTTTGGTAACATCGttcttgtctttgttttcttgttaattCTAAACCAACTGATCGAGCTTTATGAGTTTAGAAATATGCCACCAGGGCCTCGTTTGACAAGTTTGCCTTTCATTGGAAATTTGTTGAGTTTTGATTCTTTTTCTCCCGGAGAGAGCTTCATGGATGCAACCGTAAG tttaagaaagaaatatggTTCATTGTATTCATTGAAACTTGGAAGCTACAAATTTGTCATTGCTGAAGATGTTGCCTCCATGAAGGAAGTGCTGGTTAAGAAATCTGCTGACTATGCTGGAAGGCCGCCATTTCATAGCTTTATGATTGAAACGATGG ATGGCAAAGATATTGCATTAGGGAACTACGGCCCTGCATGGAAATTCCATCGTAAGCTGTTCATGACAGCGGTGCGGCAATACCTCTCTGACCAGAAACTAGTGGAGGATACCATCTCAAAGCAAGTTACCATGCTTCTAGAGTATTTTGAGgaacaaaatggaaaagatTTCAACCCTGGGCAGATTCTAATGGAAACTGTTGCAAACATCATTTGTTGTATCTCCTTTGGGGGACATTTTGATTCCTCTCATCCAGATTTTGAGGAGCTCTTGCGCTTGAATAATGAATCCTTCACGGATACTGAACTGAATTCAGACATTTTTGTCTTGGATTTATTTTCATGGGCAAAGTATTTTCCATTTAAGGCATATAAAAGATTAAATAATTTGACCACCCGTGTCTTTGAGATCCTTCGCAAGGAACTGAAGAAACAGCAGGAAAACTATGATCCAGCAGCAGAGGTGAAGAGTCTAATCCAAATGTTGATAAAGGAAAGGGATGCTGCAGAGGCTGAAATtgaagaagatgaaaaaaCAGCTCTGCTATCTGATGATTACATCATCAACACTTTGGAAGACATGTTCAGTGCTGGTTACGAAACAACTAGCACTACCCTGCGGTGGGTTATTGCATACCTAGTAAATAACCCAGAATATCAGACCATGATACAGGAACAGTTGGATGAAGTAGTTGGAAAGGGAAGAATGCCAAGATTAGATGACAGCCTTAATCTACCATTGATCAAAGCCACAGTCCTAGAGGCACTACGCCTTGGAAATGTTGCTGAAGTCGCGCTTCCTCATTACACTCTGAAGGACACTTCACTTGGAAAATATCGTATGCCAAAGGATACTGTTGTATTGGTTAATTTGCGTTGTATCCATGAAGATCCAAGCTGTTGGGAGAATCCAGAAACCTTCAACCCACAGCGCCATATTGATTCTGATGGGAACCTCATTACTAACTCTGGCAACTTTCTGCCTTTCTCAGCTGGACGTCGAGTTTGTGCTGGTGAAGCCTTGGCAAAG GTTGAGctgttcttgtttgtttcttgtaTGCTGCACAAGTTTACGTTTTTGCCCGCAGAGGATGGAAGTCTCCCAGATGTTAAAGGAGTATCTGGTTTTACACGTTATCCAGCTCCTTACAAGATCCGTGTTGAAAAACGGTGGTAG